CAGCTCGACGAGCAGGCGCTCTTCTACATGCAGAGCCGCGGCATCCCCCTGTCCGAAGCGCGCATGATGCTGAGCGTGGCCTTCACCTCCGACGTCATCGACCGCGTCCGCCTCGAGCCGCTCAAGGAGCGCTTGCGCACGCTTGTAGAGCGACGTTTTCGTGGTGAGCCCGCCCGCTGCGCCGGCTGTGAACACGCCAATGGCGGGAGTGTGAAAGGGTAATTTCGTTTTTAGACTTCTCACTTATGATCCTCATCGCCGATAGTGGTTCCACCAAGACACAGTGGAACGTCATCCGCCGCGGACAGCTCGTCTGCGAAGTCTTCACTAAAGGCCTGAACCCCTACTTCCAAACGTCCGAAGAGATGGGGCGGGAACTGCGCAGCGCGCTACTCCCCCACATTCCAGCCGGGCCCTACGCCGCTGTCCGATTCTTCGGCGCGGGGTGTACCCCGGAGAAGATCAGCGGCATGGAAGAGATGCTCCGGGCCAACCTGCCCGTGGATGGTGGCGTTGTAGAGGTAGGCAGCGATATGCTTGGCGCCGCGCGTAGCACCTGCGGCCGCGAGGCGGGCATCGCCTGCATCCTTGGCACCGGCTCCAACTCCTGCTTCTACGACGGCACGGCGATCACGGCCAACGTCTCGCCCTTGGGCTTCATCCTCGGCGATGAGGGTAGCGGCGCC
The sequence above is drawn from the Tannerella serpentiformis genome and encodes:
- a CDS encoding ATPase; this encodes MILIADSGSTKTQWNVIRRGQLVCEVFTKGLNPYFQTSEEMGRELRSALLPHIPAGPYAAVRFFGAGCTPEKISGMEEMLRANLPVDGGVVEVGSDMLGAARSTCGREAGIACILGTGSNSCFYDGTAITANVSPLGFILGDEGSGAVLGRLLVGLLLKNQLGEELKERFLSEYGLTTADIIERVYRQPFPNRFLASFSPFITRHLDDPRMRQLVRGAFKDFFARNVMQYDGYTDHPVHFVGSVAYHYQPLLRDTAEGLGLRVGTIAQSPMEGLRAYYSSNYL